One Lacticaseibacillus rhamnosus genomic window carries:
- a CDS encoding SDR family oxidoreductase: protein MSDWLGLDGKTIVVTGGSSGIGAAIVKELIHNGANVVNGDLKEGDLKDPKLTYVHTDVTDPEAVENLAVTAEKINGEIWGVVNNAGINKPRILVDPKDPHGKYELNVPTFEQIFSVNVKSVFLVSQAVVRRMVKQGHGVVVNMSSEAGLEGSVGQSVYSASKGAINGFTRSWAKELGKYNIRVVGVAPGIMEATGLRTPSYEEALAYTRDTTVEAIRAGYRSTSTTPLGRSGKLSEVADLVNYFLSNRASYITGVTTNVAGGKSRG from the coding sequence ATGTCAGATTGGTTAGGCTTAGATGGTAAGACGATTGTTGTAACAGGTGGTTCATCAGGAATTGGGGCCGCGATTGTTAAAGAACTTATTCATAACGGTGCCAATGTAGTTAACGGCGATCTGAAGGAAGGCGACTTGAAAGATCCGAAGCTGACTTATGTTCATACCGATGTCACGGATCCGGAAGCGGTTGAAAATCTAGCTGTTACAGCCGAAAAAATAAACGGTGAAATCTGGGGCGTTGTCAACAATGCGGGTATCAATAAACCGCGGATTTTGGTTGACCCCAAAGACCCACATGGCAAGTATGAACTGAACGTGCCAACGTTTGAACAGATTTTCAGTGTTAATGTCAAAAGCGTGTTCTTGGTTTCTCAGGCAGTGGTGCGGCGAATGGTGAAGCAAGGCCACGGTGTCGTGGTCAATATGTCTTCTGAAGCCGGTTTGGAAGGCTCTGTTGGTCAAAGTGTTTATTCGGCAAGTAAAGGCGCGATTAACGGGTTTACGCGTTCATGGGCCAAAGAGCTGGGTAAATACAACATTCGCGTGGTCGGGGTTGCCCCGGGAATTATGGAAGCAACCGGCTTGCGAACACCAAGCTATGAAGAAGCCTTGGCGTACACGCGTGATACCACCGTTGAAGCCATTCGCGCCGGTTATCGTTCGACTTCGACTACGCCATTGGGTCGCAGTGGGAAACTCAGTGAAGTAGCGGATTTGGTGAACTACTTCTTATCGAATCGAGCAAGTTATATCACAGGCGTTACAACAAATGTGGCAGGAGGCAAGTCGCGCGGATAA
- a CDS encoding IS30 family transposase, giving the protein MTHSQTNTHKHYQQLSFSDRATIQALQAAGDTATVIAQKLHRSKATISREITRGSVTQLDSKRHSHQVYLAETAQAMHDRKRDRTGHYAFLKTGRAFFKALARELTRKPRVHSVDSFVHFYRDQGKACPSTTTVYRYIDAGLLELDNMTLPKKLRRRIKGYKNAHKRKNKKIYGDSIELRPAAVNDRTGVGHWEGDLVKGIRLADEPALMTLTERYSRTEIIVKIPDYHAGTCLKALQDTIDDYGAKEFESITFDNGSEFAKLSEIVGTQIYFAHPYSPWERGTNENANGLLREFFPKGKSLRAVTLVEIQAVQSALNHRPRRILNYLRPCDYYRCMA; this is encoded by the coding sequence ACTCTCAGACTAACACCCACAAGCATTACCAACAACTCAGTTTTAGCGACCGTGCTACAATTCAGGCCCTTCAGGCTGCTGGTGACACCGCGACCGTGATTGCACAGAAGCTTCATCGCAGTAAAGCGACAATCTCACGAGAAATCACGCGTGGATCTGTAACTCAGCTCGACTCGAAGCGTCACTCGCATCAAGTCTATCTTGCGGAAACTGCCCAAGCCATGCACGACCGTAAACGCGATAGAACCGGTCACTACGCCTTTCTTAAGACCGGCCGTGCGTTCTTCAAGGCTCTCGCCAGGGAGCTTACTCGTAAGCCGCGCGTACACAGCGTTGATAGCTTCGTACACTTCTATCGCGACCAGGGCAAGGCTTGCCCTTCAACGACAACTGTGTATCGCTACATCGACGCCGGGCTGCTTGAGCTAGACAACATGACACTTCCCAAGAAGCTCCGACGCCGCATCAAAGGCTATAAGAACGCCCACAAGCGCAAGAATAAGAAGATATACGGCGACTCAATCGAGTTGCGTCCTGCGGCCGTGAATGACCGCACAGGCGTGGGACATTGGGAAGGCGACTTGGTCAAAGGTATTCGCTTAGCTGATGAGCCAGCATTAATGACGCTCACAGAACGGTACAGCCGGACTGAGATCATCGTCAAGATTCCTGACTATCATGCGGGCACCTGCCTTAAAGCCTTGCAGGACACGATCGACGACTACGGGGCCAAGGAATTTGAGAGTATCACTTTTGACAATGGTTCCGAGTTTGCCAAGTTATCAGAGATTGTTGGAACCCAGATTTACTTCGCACATCCGTACTCGCCTTGGGAGCGTGGCACAAACGAGAACGCCAATGGACTGCTTAGGGAATTCTTCCCGAAAGGGAAGTCTCTCAGAGCAGTTACCCTGGTTGAAATTCAAGCAGTCCAATCCGCACTGAACCATCGTCCCAGACGTATTCTGAACTATCTTCGCCCATGCGATTACTACCGATGCATGGCGTAA